The Virgibacillus dokdonensis genome includes a window with the following:
- a CDS encoding GntR family transcriptional regulator, producing MLLDTSGMKPIYIQIAEWIEAEILNGNFLPHDKVYSQYTLADMFTINPATAAKGLTLLAEEDILYSKRGLGKFVTPEAKEIIMDRRKNQTLKQLLEDVVIEAEQLKVDEQELMQLLQETIAKRKGRK from the coding sequence TTGCTGTTAGATACGAGTGGAATGAAACCGATTTATATTCAAATTGCCGAGTGGATAGAAGCGGAAATATTAAATGGAAACTTTCTGCCACATGATAAAGTGTATTCGCAATATACGCTTGCTGATATGTTTACCATTAATCCTGCAACGGCGGCAAAAGGATTAACGCTCTTGGCAGAAGAGGATATTTTATACAGTAAACGAGGCCTAGGGAAATTTGTAACCCCAGAAGCAAAAGAAATTATTATGGATAGACGGAAAAACCAAACATTAAAACAATTATTGGAAGATGTAGTGATCGAAGCAGAACAGTTAAAGGTGGATGAACAGGAGCTTATGCAGCTACTTCAAGAAACCATAGCGAAGCGGAAGGGGAGAAAATAA
- a CDS encoding ATP-binding cassette domain-containing protein: MEAIVCEGLTKKQKQLTTLKEVSFSIAENTIVGVVGRNGAGKTTLLKILAGLWRASSGNVHVLGENPFNSLYVSANTIYISNEMVLPNSLSLSALLTEAGRFYPRWDDDLARRLVEYFGFRDNDLYTQLSTGKRNTFNAIIGLSSRCPITIFDEPTTGMDQAVRNDFYRALLKDYLQVPRTILLSSHHLEEVEELLESVLLLDRGKKQLYLPMDDVKHEAVGLTGRTEMVYTYTQAKTVFYRESIGMDTTYTVIKANQVDMEKAKQLGIQVTPVSASDFCVYLTRAGKGAIDDVFQ; this comes from the coding sequence ATGGAAGCGATTGTCTGTGAAGGGTTGACAAAAAAGCAGAAACAATTGACTACGTTAAAAGAAGTGTCTTTTTCAATTGCTGAAAATACGATCGTAGGCGTTGTCGGTCGAAATGGGGCAGGAAAAACGACCTTGCTTAAAATTTTAGCTGGATTATGGAGGGCATCATCTGGAAATGTCCATGTGTTAGGAGAAAATCCATTTAATAGTTTATATGTATCAGCAAATACGATTTACATTAGCAATGAAATGGTATTGCCGAACTCCCTATCTTTATCCGCGTTACTAACAGAAGCAGGTCGTTTTTATCCGCGATGGGATGATGATTTGGCTAGACGGTTAGTTGAATACTTCGGGTTTCGGGACAATGACTTATATACACAGCTTTCAACAGGTAAAAGAAATACATTTAATGCAATTATTGGACTGTCTTCCCGCTGCCCGATCACAATATTTGATGAGCCAACTACAGGGATGGATCAGGCAGTGCGAAATGATTTTTACCGAGCTTTACTAAAAGATTATTTGCAAGTACCGCGTACGATTTTACTATCTAGTCATCATTTAGAAGAAGTAGAAGAGTTATTAGAATCTGTATTGCTACTGGATAGAGGGAAAAAGCAACTCTATCTCCCTATGGATGATGTAAAACATGAAGCTGTAGGTCTAACGGGGAGAACGGAGATGGTTTATACATATACACAAGCCAAAACGGTCTTTTATCGAGAAAGTATTGGTATGGATACAACGTATACGGTTATAAAAGCGAATCAAGTGGATATGGAAAAAGCAAAACAGCTCGGTATTCAAGTAACTCCTGTATCCGCAAGTGATTTTTGTGTTTACCTAACGCGTGCAGGAAAAGGAGCGATTGATGATGTCTTTCAATAA
- a CDS encoding DUF5344 family protein — protein sequence MSDEIKVAHAPIQKAITNVETTSNQLHANMISTQLVNNTLGMARKLEAMNDLLEGLISKYQSLLLEHGETTMKAVNLFMESEQATASSMNLMK from the coding sequence ATGAGTGACGAAATTAAGGTAGCCCATGCTCCAATTCAAAAAGCGATTACAAATGTAGAAACAACGAGCAATCAATTGCATGCGAATATGATAAGTACGCAATTAGTCAACAATACACTGGGGATGGCAAGAAAATTAGAAGCAATGAATGACTTGCTAGAGGGGCTTATTTCGAAATACCAATCATTGTTATTAGAACACGGAGAAACAACAATGAAAGCGGTTAATTTATTTATGGAGTCGGAACAGGCTACTGCTTCATCCATGAATTTGATGAAATAA
- the argF gene encoding ornithine carbamoyltransferase: MVIGVKETLKGLKGRDFLTLADYTREEIEELIDFAQKLKANHKIGKPDPLLQGKTLGMIFEKSSTRTRVSFEVGMYQLGGNGIFLSSNDLQIGRGETIADTAQVLSGYLDGIMIRTFSQTDVEELANKASIPVINGLTDVYHPCQVLADLLTIKEIKGQLQGVKIAYIGDGNNMAHSLMLGGSMLGMDVAIASPKGYQPDEEIVTEASKRADQSDASLLITDDAREAVQQADIIYTDVWASMGQEAEQAKREVAFADFQVNRELMQLAKNEGNFMHCLPAHRGEEVTAEVMDGLQSVVFQQAENRLHAQKALLAALMSD, translated from the coding sequence ATGGTAATTGGAGTGAAAGAAACGTTAAAAGGTTTAAAAGGGAGAGACTTTTTAACTTTGGCTGATTATACCCGTGAGGAAATAGAAGAGTTAATTGATTTTGCGCAAAAATTGAAAGCAAACCATAAAATTGGTAAGCCAGATCCATTGCTACAAGGTAAGACGTTAGGGATGATTTTTGAAAAATCTTCAACGAGAACGAGAGTGTCCTTCGAGGTCGGAATGTATCAACTAGGTGGGAACGGAATTTTTTTAAGTTCCAATGATTTACAAATTGGGCGTGGGGAAACAATTGCAGACACAGCGCAAGTATTGTCAGGATATTTAGACGGAATTATGATTCGCACTTTTTCGCAAACAGATGTAGAAGAATTAGCGAATAAAGCTAGTATACCTGTAATTAATGGACTAACAGATGTATATCATCCTTGTCAGGTTTTAGCCGATTTGTTAACGATAAAAGAAATAAAAGGTCAGCTTCAAGGCGTGAAAATAGCCTATATAGGTGACGGCAATAATATGGCACATTCGTTAATGCTTGGCGGGAGCATGTTAGGAATGGATGTTGCGATAGCATCTCCGAAAGGCTATCAACCAGATGAGGAGATTGTAACCGAAGCTAGTAAACGAGCTGATCAGTCTGATGCGAGCCTCCTTATTACGGATGACGCTCGAGAAGCTGTACAGCAAGCGGATATTATCTATACAGATGTTTGGGCGAGTATGGGGCAAGAAGCAGAGCAAGCTAAGAGAGAAGTAGCGTTTGCTGATTTCCAGGTAAATAGAGAATTAATGCAACTAGCAAAAAATGAGGGCAACTTTATGCATTGTTTACCAGCCCATCGAGGGGAAGAAGTGACTGCTGAAGTGATGGATGGTTTACAATCCGTTGTTTTTCAGCAAGCAGAAAATCGATTACATGCTCAAAAAGCTTTATTAGCTGCTTTAATGAGCGATTAA
- a CDS encoding class I SAM-dependent rRNA methyltransferase yields MAKEVTLHINDDYSKQMREGYPLIHKEAVKEQELPEEGSVVRLLDMKNRFIANGYIGVQNKGVGWVLTHRQGPLDLAALFQSKMLAAMNKRQGFFQSPDTNAFRVFNGEGDGIGGLTIDYYAGYYLINWYSEGIYAYKQFVIDVLDTLGDYDAIYEKKRFRKHGEYVEDDDFIKGERGEFPIIVKENGMQYAVYLNDGAMTGIFLDQRDVRKAIRDTYAEGKRVLNTFSYTGAFSIAAALGGAEKTTSVDLAKRSKPKTVEQFSVNEIDFEQHEIVVMDVFDYFKYARRKQLQYDLVILDPPSFARSKKRTFRTAKDYPTLLQDAISITSNRGVIVASTNNASFGMKKFKGFIKQACHKMQVNYNILEQYQLPADFQTNKQFIQSNYLKVCIVQIQKK; encoded by the coding sequence ATGGCTAAAGAAGTAACATTACATATAAACGATGATTATAGCAAACAAATGCGAGAAGGGTATCCGCTTATCCATAAAGAAGCTGTAAAGGAGCAGGAGTTGCCAGAAGAGGGCTCCGTGGTTCGGCTATTGGATATGAAAAATCGATTTATCGCTAATGGATATATTGGTGTTCAAAATAAAGGAGTAGGCTGGGTATTGACGCACCGTCAGGGTCCATTGGATCTTGCAGCGTTATTTCAGTCTAAGATGTTAGCGGCGATGAATAAACGCCAAGGCTTTTTTCAATCCCCGGACACAAATGCGTTTCGCGTATTTAATGGCGAAGGAGACGGTATAGGTGGTTTAACGATTGATTATTATGCGGGTTATTACTTAATTAACTGGTATAGTGAGGGGATATATGCATATAAACAGTTTGTCATCGACGTTTTAGATACATTAGGCGATTATGATGCCATTTATGAGAAAAAGCGATTTCGTAAACATGGTGAGTACGTGGAAGACGATGATTTTATAAAAGGAGAGCGCGGGGAATTTCCAATTATTGTGAAAGAAAATGGCATGCAATATGCTGTTTATTTAAACGATGGTGCTATGACAGGTATTTTCCTAGACCAACGTGATGTTCGTAAGGCAATACGTGATACATATGCTGAAGGCAAGCGTGTTTTAAATACATTTTCTTATACGGGTGCGTTTTCCATCGCTGCTGCGTTAGGTGGAGCTGAGAAAACGACAAGCGTGGACCTCGCAAAACGGAGTAAGCCAAAGACCGTAGAACAGTTTAGTGTAAATGAGATTGATTTTGAGCAACATGAAATTGTGGTCATGGACGTGTTTGATTATTTTAAGTATGCGCGCAGAAAGCAATTGCAATATGATTTAGTCATCCTTGATCCTCCTAGTTTTGCACGATCTAAAAAACGAACATTCCGTACAGCAAAGGATTATCCTACCTTGCTTCAAGATGCCATTTCCATTACAAGTAATCGTGGTGTCATTGTTGCATCTACCAATAATGCTAGTTTTGGTATGAAGAAGTTTAAAGGTTTCATCAAGCAAGCGTGTCATAAAATGCAAGTGAATTATAATATTCTGGAACAGTATCAACTGCCAGCTGATTTTCAAACGAATAAACAGTTTATCCAAAGTAATTACTTGAAAGTGTGTATCGTGCAAATACAGAAAAAATAA
- the thrC gene encoding threonine synthase, whose translation MKWPGLLKHYHEYLPTTHHTPALTLHEGNTPLIPLTNLSQKLGIELYGKIEGANPTGSFKDRGMVMAVAKAIEKGSKSIICASTGNTSASAAAYAAKAGIKAIIVIPKGKVALGKLAQAIMYGAEIVEIDGNFDEALTMVRHLSETQPITLVNSVNPYRIEGQKTAAFEVCDALGSAPDVLAIPVGNAGNISAYWKGFKEYDAFKQTGLPKMFGFEAEGAAAIVQNQVIEQPETIATAIRIGNPASWKLAEAARDESGGMIKAVSDDEIIHAFKTLAQTEGIFAESGSNASIAGVIRETNNGTIKQGSKVVAVLTGNGLKDPQTAIDQLNIDPVSLPNDEQAVIDYITKQVNV comes from the coding sequence ATGAAGTGGCCGGGACTACTAAAGCATTATCATGAGTATTTACCAACAACACATCATACACCTGCACTAACGTTACATGAAGGGAACACCCCGCTTATTCCATTAACAAACTTATCACAAAAATTAGGCATAGAATTGTATGGAAAAATAGAAGGTGCTAACCCAACTGGATCTTTCAAAGATCGAGGAATGGTAATGGCTGTCGCAAAAGCAATCGAAAAAGGTAGTAAATCTATTATTTGCGCCTCAACTGGAAACACTTCGGCTTCTGCTGCAGCCTATGCTGCAAAAGCTGGCATCAAAGCAATTATTGTTATACCTAAAGGAAAAGTCGCACTCGGTAAACTAGCACAAGCGATCATGTACGGAGCAGAGATTGTCGAAATAGATGGTAATTTTGATGAGGCATTAACGATGGTACGTCATTTAAGTGAAACCCAGCCCATTACCTTAGTTAATTCGGTGAATCCTTACCGGATAGAAGGACAGAAAACAGCTGCTTTTGAAGTTTGTGATGCCTTAGGAAGTGCTCCTGATGTGCTTGCTATCCCTGTAGGTAATGCAGGAAATATTAGCGCTTATTGGAAAGGCTTTAAAGAATACGACGCTTTTAAGCAAACAGGTCTTCCAAAAATGTTCGGATTCGAAGCGGAAGGAGCTGCAGCCATCGTTCAAAATCAAGTCATTGAACAACCAGAGACGATCGCAACAGCAATTCGGATTGGAAACCCTGCTAGTTGGAAATTAGCTGAAGCTGCTAGAGATGAGTCGGGAGGAATGATAAAAGCTGTTAGTGACGACGAAATTATCCATGCATTTAAAACATTAGCGCAAACGGAAGGAATTTTTGCTGAATCAGGCTCTAATGCGTCCATTGCTGGCGTTATTCGCGAAACAAACAACGGAACAATTAAACAAGGAAGTAAAGTGGTAGCGGTGTTAACAGGAAACGGGTTAAAAGATCCACAAACAGCAATCGATCAATTAAACATCGATCCTGTATCATTGCCAAATGATGAACAGGCAGTAATAGACTATATAACGAAACAGGTTAACGTATGA
- the thrB gene encoding homoserine kinase, whose amino-acid sequence MNNFTISVPASSANIGPGFDSLGLALDLYLTLTVSENDAWKIYQQSLLLPACNNYTDHFIYQIAQHTATQYGKELPTCCLTIDSSIPLARGLGSSASAIIAGIELANQCCQLHLSKEEKLQLATEQEGHPDNVGAALFGGLVITNYNGDTSVDICRIDQLNIDMIIFIPQDELKTEAARNVLPDTYSRAHAAQASSIGNVFIAALMNEDYPMAGKMMEKDIFHEPYRAELIPNYAPIKQKANELGAYGTVISGAGPTMISFFPKGTGTQNKQKLQAAFPSYNIQQRKMDSTGLRVEKK is encoded by the coding sequence ATGAACAACTTTACCATTTCTGTACCAGCCAGTTCCGCAAATATCGGACCTGGCTTTGACTCATTAGGACTAGCACTGGATCTATATCTTACATTAACTGTTTCTGAAAATGATGCATGGAAAATCTACCAACAGTCTCTGTTACTCCCAGCTTGCAACAATTATACAGATCATTTTATTTATCAAATAGCGCAACATACGGCTACACAATACGGAAAAGAACTACCTACTTGTTGTTTAACCATCGATAGTTCCATTCCATTAGCTCGTGGCTTGGGAAGTAGCGCATCAGCAATTATTGCTGGCATTGAATTAGCCAACCAATGTTGTCAGCTTCACCTTTCAAAAGAGGAAAAACTACAGTTAGCTACAGAGCAAGAAGGCCATCCCGATAACGTAGGTGCGGCTCTTTTTGGTGGACTTGTCATAACGAATTATAATGGTGATACTTCTGTTGATATATGTAGAATAGATCAATTAAACATAGATATGATCATTTTTATTCCACAAGATGAATTAAAAACCGAAGCTGCAAGAAATGTGTTACCGGATACGTACTCACGAGCTCATGCTGCACAAGCAAGCAGTATTGGGAATGTCTTTATTGCAGCATTAATGAACGAAGACTATCCAATGGCAGGAAAGATGATGGAAAAAGATATCTTTCATGAACCTTATCGCGCTGAATTAATTCCAAACTATGCGCCTATCAAACAGAAAGCGAACGAGCTTGGTGCATATGGTACGGTGATTAGTGGTGCTGGGCCAACGATGATCTCCTTTTTCCCTAAAGGAACTGGCACCCAGAACAAGCAAAAGTTACAAGCAGCATTTCCTAGCTACAACATCCAGCAAAGAAAAATGGATTCTACAGGTTTACGAGTAGAAAAGAAGTAG
- a CDS encoding AraC family transcriptional regulator yields MFHSIGTFETDQQPNSHFYVYECGFEDVQPREPYQYQPIDYYLIHYILEGEGLFFINDEVYHLGEKEGFVIPPNTKNNYYPLAGNPWSYRWIGFKGEACDDLFYQCGFLKKTKNGMENFTYRYENKQKMGQLFASVFSYSQKRRPYAAIGESYHIMNLLMEQHEEDLRCSITQGEKYVKCAIEVIEKNYNQPTFSVQELAQLLQIERSYLYRLFKKYLNVNPTHYIGQYRINKSTELLKKSSYNMEEIAFLVGFNTPSHFSRQFSKCKGVSPSKYRSQFIL; encoded by the coding sequence TTGTTTCATTCTATTGGTACTTTTGAAACGGATCAGCAGCCAAATAGTCATTTTTATGTATATGAATGTGGTTTTGAAGACGTACAGCCGCGGGAGCCTTATCAGTATCAGCCTATTGATTATTATTTAATCCATTATATTTTAGAAGGGGAAGGGCTATTTTTCATCAATGATGAAGTGTATCACTTGGGTGAAAAAGAGGGATTTGTCATTCCACCTAATACGAAGAATAATTATTATCCACTCGCAGGTAATCCCTGGAGTTATCGGTGGATTGGCTTTAAAGGGGAAGCGTGTGATGATTTATTTTATCAATGTGGCTTCTTAAAGAAAACGAAAAATGGGATGGAGAATTTCACATATCGATATGAGAACAAGCAGAAAATGGGTCAATTATTCGCTAGTGTGTTTAGTTATTCACAAAAAAGAAGGCCGTATGCTGCGATTGGAGAATCCTATCATATTATGAATCTTTTAATGGAGCAGCATGAAGAAGATTTACGGTGCAGTATCACACAAGGAGAGAAGTATGTAAAATGTGCCATTGAAGTGATAGAAAAAAATTATAATCAGCCAACGTTTTCTGTTCAAGAGCTTGCACAATTGCTACAAATTGAGCGATCCTATTTGTATCGGTTGTTCAAAAAGTATCTAAATGTCAATCCCACACACTATATTGGACAATATCGCATAAATAAGTCAACAGAATTACTGAAAAAAAGTAGTTACAACATGGAGGAAATAGCTTTTTTAGTTGGTTTTAATACGCCTTCGCATTTTTCTAGACAATTTTCTAAATGTAAGGGTGTGTCTCCATCAAAATACCGTTCTCAATTTATACTATAG
- a CDS encoding amino acid permease has translation MTENRKKITATSFLLMAFTAVFAFNNIINATASIGLSAVFTFLFATVFYFIPFALMIGEFSSANAESESGVYSWIRTSLGEKWAFLGSWSYFFVNLFYFTALLPQILIYASYTFTGKNVFGTGATVAISLLSIFLFWLATFVSIKGVSWISKVTDVSGVARILMGIGFIVFALAVVFILGEPSAQEFNRESVAPSMNWNYFATLAWILQAVGGAEAIGVYVKDIKGGNKTFIRTIIIAAFSIGIMYALGSVAVGLIMPADALQDNYSDALFEAFAILGSHFGIGDGITRFVGLIMLLSAVGSLVIWTAAPVKILFSEIPEGIFGKWVAKTNHEGNPTNALTLQAIVVTILLVIPALGIGSVNSLLKTLINMTAATSLIPVLFLLIAYIMFRVKKDNHPRTFKVGTRTTGIVMGVMLLVFFLFAFFVSTFPSPFALMEYFKTGVVAEGSMNPLFSLVYNLLGIVIFIGFALICYKRYEKKERMGKQ, from the coding sequence GTGACAGAAAATAGAAAAAAGATAACTGCTACCTCGTTTTTATTAATGGCGTTCACAGCAGTGTTTGCATTTAATAACATCATTAATGCAACTGCAAGTATTGGTTTATCTGCTGTATTCACATTTCTTTTTGCTACTGTTTTTTACTTTATCCCTTTCGCTCTCATGATTGGTGAGTTTTCATCGGCAAATGCGGAATCCGAATCTGGTGTATATAGCTGGATTCGAACATCATTAGGGGAAAAATGGGCATTCTTAGGATCATGGTCTTACTTTTTTGTCAACTTGTTTTACTTTACCGCATTACTGCCACAAATTCTAATTTATGCGTCCTATACCTTTACTGGAAAAAACGTATTCGGAACTGGAGCTACTGTTGCCATTTCTTTACTGTCTATTTTCTTGTTTTGGTTAGCTACATTTGTGTCTATTAAAGGTGTTTCTTGGATTTCAAAAGTAACAGATGTATCAGGAGTAGCCCGTATTTTAATGGGTATTGGCTTTATCGTTTTTGCTTTAGCGGTTGTATTTATTTTAGGAGAGCCATCTGCACAGGAATTTAATCGTGAATCAGTTGCTCCCTCAATGAATTGGAATTATTTTGCCACCCTTGCCTGGATATTACAAGCTGTAGGGGGAGCAGAAGCAATTGGTGTCTATGTAAAAGATATTAAAGGCGGTAACAAAACCTTTATCCGAACAATTATTATTGCTGCTTTTTCCATTGGGATCATGTATGCTTTAGGATCTGTAGCAGTTGGTTTAATCATGCCTGCTGATGCCCTTCAAGATAACTACTCGGATGCATTGTTTGAAGCCTTTGCTATTTTAGGTAGCCATTTTGGAATTGGAGATGGTATTACGAGATTCGTCGGTTTAATTATGCTATTAAGCGCTGTCGGTTCACTCGTCATTTGGACTGCTGCACCGGTTAAAATTCTATTTTCCGAAATTCCAGAAGGCATCTTTGGAAAATGGGTTGCCAAAACAAATCATGAAGGAAACCCTACCAATGCACTAACACTACAAGCGATTGTTGTAACCATATTATTAGTCATACCTGCTTTAGGCATCGGCTCTGTCAACTCTTTGTTAAAAACATTAATTAATATGACAGCTGCAACGTCGTTAATTCCAGTCCTGTTCTTGCTCATTGCCTATATCATGTTTCGCGTTAAAAAAGATAATCATCCTCGAACCTTTAAAGTTGGAACGCGAACTACTGGTATAGTGATGGGGGTTATGCTATTAGTTTTCTTTTTATTCGCTTTCTTTGTTTCTACGTTCCCATCCCCTTTTGCATTAATGGAGTACTTTAAAACCGGGGTGGTTGCTGAAGGTTCTATGAATCCACTATTCAGCCTTGTCTATAACTTGTTAGGAATTGTCATCTTCATTGGCTTTGCATTAATCTGCTATAAGCGGTATGAAAAAAAAGAGAGGATGGGTAAGCAATGA
- a CDS encoding YwqH-like family protein, whose amino-acid sequence MESLHWINGQITRTQNSLYMLHLQLDEKRRDLERLVLAQANLQENQEELKQYKTWCTKPELTGNTWAGHLADQYEQWKEHTLFRSYINLYDYQLTQTLEQLNDKIKETKQSIIDIRMDLSTQSDILDDLYGKQRRELLN is encoded by the coding sequence ATGGAATCATTGCATTGGATTAATGGACAAATTACCCGAACACAAAATTCACTATATATGCTTCATCTTCAATTAGATGAAAAAAGAAGGGACTTAGAACGACTTGTATTAGCACAAGCAAATTTACAGGAGAACCAGGAAGAACTCAAACAGTATAAGACATGGTGTACAAAGCCTGAGTTAACTGGAAATACATGGGCAGGTCATTTAGCAGATCAGTATGAGCAGTGGAAAGAACATACGCTGTTTAGAAGTTATATTAATTTATATGATTATCAATTAACCCAAACGTTGGAGCAATTAAATGATAAAATTAAAGAAACGAAACAATCCATCATTGATATCCGTATGGATTTGTCAACCCAAAGTGATATTTTAGATGATTTATATGGGAAACAACGAAGGGAGTTATTGAATTAA